One Desulfovibrio fairfieldensis genomic window carries:
- a CDS encoding gluconate 2-dehydrogenase subunit 3 family protein, translating to MSKDTLERSRRDFLIKSIAVAPVLALGGIALDARAASSSQAVAESAGGYQPTFFNQEEFEFIKAAVARLIPEDTLGPGALEAGVPEFIDRQMQTPYGVGAKMYMQGPFRPDASPDLGYQLPLTPQEIYRLGIAEANNFARKRHNAPFNKLSAAQQDALLEQMESGKAEFEKLPSNVFFAALLQNTREGFFSDPVHGGNQRLTGWKLIGFPGARADFMDWVERNEKYPFPPVSISGERG from the coding sequence ATGTCGAAAGATACGCTTGAAAGATCGCGCAGAGATTTTCTGATAAAGAGCATAGCCGTTGCTCCCGTTCTGGCGCTTGGCGGCATTGCGCTTGACGCCAGGGCCGCGTCCTCATCGCAGGCCGTGGCTGAGAGCGCGGGCGGCTATCAGCCGACGTTCTTTAACCAAGAGGAATTTGAATTCATCAAGGCGGCTGTCGCTCGGCTTATACCCGAGGACACGCTGGGCCCCGGCGCGCTGGAAGCCGGTGTTCCGGAATTTATTGACCGCCAGATGCAGACGCCGTATGGCGTCGGCGCCAAAATGTATATGCAGGGCCCCTTCCGGCCGGATGCATCCCCGGATCTCGGCTACCAGCTGCCGCTCACGCCACAGGAGATTTACCGCCTCGGCATTGCGGAAGCGAACAATTTCGCCCGCAAAAGGCACAATGCCCCCTTCAACAAGCTGTCAGCCGCGCAGCAGGATGCCCTGCTTGAGCAGATGGAATCAGGAAAGGCGGAGTTTGAAAAACTGCCTTCCAACGTCTTTTTTGCCGCCCTGCTCCAGAACACCCGCGAAGGTTTCTTCAGCGATCCCGTTCATGGGGGCAATCAGCGGTTGACCGGCTGGAAGCTCATCGGTTTTCCCGGGGCAAGGGCCGACTTTATGGATTGGGTGGAAAGAAACGAGAAATATCCTTTCCCGCCGGTGTCCATCAGCGGAGAAAGGGGGTAG
- a CDS encoding type I secretion system permease/ATPase produces MSQTTSLLAGADQDILPETIPERADHVPPFARSLGTLLRLLGRPVSMPLLLSGILGGPSVNSPEACLRAARRWGLDGRIVHRKSLSDISSLVLPCILLLAGGRSCVLLSRDAETAEVVLPEEGEHAKRVPLADLEAEYTGYTAFGSLAGRLDARANLRLPVTRRWFWDVIAHYLPLYKHVIIATVIINLLGVASSLFAMNVYDRVVPNQAEETLWVLATGVLFAYLVDFILRNVRGYFVDMAGRNADVVLSSKLMSKVLSLRMEAKPDSTGGLVNNLSGFEALREFFSSGSLVALADMPFLIIFLWLIAFIGGPLAIVPLAAVPLMIGLGLLLQLAARRSAAQNYLLNMQKHALLVEIVHGLETVKITGAESRLLYLWEQLSDMSAETTRQSRRYATLTLSVSGGISQLVSVGVIVWGVYLIIAGSLTMGGLIACNILAGRAMAPLMQLAGMISRLQQSRLSLSALNAIMELPTEDDGDEEHVDFGLLQPAFSFENAEFSYPNAKKKALEGISFSIRPHEKVGIVGRMGSGKSTLGRLMAGLYAPQAGTVRYGGVDIRQMDPANLRGRIGFLPQDVTLFYGNIRDNIALDDPGIEDQMVLRAAYLAGASDFIRALPGGLGAQVGERGMSLSGGQRQSVALARALLHDPEVLILDEPTSNMDKGTERLIRDRLAKITANKTLVLITHRPGLLDLVDRLIVVEDGKIIADGPREAVLRALNGPPSVPKPESGQLSPAAGGQA; encoded by the coding sequence ATGAGCCAGACAACAAGTCTCTTGGCTGGGGCTGATCAGGACATCCTGCCCGAAACTATTCCTGAACGCGCGGACCATGTCCCGCCGTTCGCCCGTTCCTTGGGCACATTGCTGCGTCTTTTGGGCCGTCCCGTCTCCATGCCCTTGCTGCTGAGCGGCATTCTGGGCGGTCCCAGCGTCAACTCGCCGGAAGCCTGCCTGCGCGCGGCCCGGCGCTGGGGGCTGGACGGCCGCATTGTTCACCGCAAATCCCTGAGTGATATTTCCTCTCTGGTGCTGCCCTGCATTCTGCTGCTGGCCGGCGGCCGCAGTTGCGTGCTTCTGAGCCGCGACGCGGAGACGGCGGAAGTGGTCCTGCCCGAAGAGGGCGAACATGCCAAGCGCGTGCCCTTGGCCGACCTTGAGGCGGAATATACGGGCTACACGGCCTTCGGCAGCCTCGCCGGGCGGCTGGACGCCCGCGCCAATCTGCGCCTTCCCGTGACCAGGCGCTGGTTCTGGGACGTCATCGCCCATTACCTGCCCCTGTATAAGCACGTCATCATCGCCACCGTGATTATCAACCTGCTGGGCGTGGCCAGTTCCCTGTTCGCCATGAACGTCTATGACCGGGTGGTGCCCAACCAGGCCGAGGAAACGCTCTGGGTTCTGGCCACGGGCGTACTGTTCGCCTACCTGGTGGACTTCATCCTGCGCAATGTGCGCGGCTATTTCGTGGATATGGCGGGACGCAACGCGGACGTGGTGCTTTCCAGCAAGCTGATGAGCAAAGTGCTCAGCCTGCGCATGGAGGCCAAACCCGATTCCACGGGCGGGCTCGTCAACAATCTGAGCGGGTTCGAGGCCCTGCGGGAATTTTTCAGCTCCGGCAGCCTGGTGGCCCTCGCGGACATGCCGTTTCTGATCATTTTTCTTTGGCTCATCGCCTTCATCGGAGGGCCGCTTGCCATCGTGCCTCTGGCGGCCGTACCCCTGATGATCGGCCTCGGGCTGCTGCTGCAACTGGCGGCCCGGCGTTCGGCGGCACAGAATTATCTCTTGAATATGCAGAAGCACGCGCTTCTGGTGGAGATCGTCCACGGCCTGGAAACCGTCAAGATCACCGGTGCGGAAAGCCGCCTGCTGTATCTCTGGGAGCAGCTTTCGGACATGTCCGCCGAAACCACGCGCCAGTCCCGCCGCTATGCCACGCTGACGCTGAGCGTGTCCGGCGGCATCAGCCAGCTGGTTTCCGTGGGGGTCATCGTCTGGGGCGTGTATCTGATTATAGCCGGTTCCCTGACCATGGGCGGGCTCATCGCCTGTAATATCCTCGCGGGCAGGGCCATGGCTCCGCTCATGCAGCTGGCGGGCATGATTTCGCGCCTGCAGCAGTCGCGCCTGTCCCTGAGCGCCCTGAATGCCATCATGGAACTGCCCACTGAGGACGACGGGGACGAGGAGCATGTGGACTTCGGCCTGTTGCAGCCTGCCTTTTCCTTTGAAAACGCGGAATTCAGCTATCCCAACGCCAAGAAAAAGGCGCTTGAGGGTATTTCCTTCAGCATCCGGCCCCACGAGAAGGTGGGCATTGTCGGCAGAATGGGGTCGGGCAAGTCCACCCTGGGCCGCCTCATGGCCGGGCTCTACGCGCCCCAGGCCGGAACGGTGCGTTACGGCGGCGTGGACATCCGCCAGATGGACCCGGCCAACCTGCGGGGGCGCATCGGTTTTCTGCCCCAGGATGTGACGCTTTTTTACGGCAATATCCGCGATAATATCGCCCTCGACGATCCCGGCATTGAGGATCAGATGGTGCTGCGGGCCGCGTATCTGGCCGGAGCTTCGGATTTCATCCGCGCCCTGCCCGGCGGCCTGGGGGCCCAGGTCGGGGAACGGGGCATGTCCCTTTCCGGCGGGCAGCGCCAGTCCGTGGCTCTGGCCAGGGCCCTGCTGCATGATCCGGAAGTGCTGATTCTCGACGAGCCCACCAGCAATATGGACAAGGGCACGGAACGGCTGATCCGGGACCGCCTGGCGAAAATCACAGCCAACAAGACCCTGGTGCTCATTACCCACCGGCCCGGCCTGTTGGACCTGGTGGACAGGCTGATCGTCGTTGAAGACGGCAAAATTATCGCCGACGGGCCCCGGGAGGCTGTTTTGCGCGCCCTGAACGGGCCGCCGTCCGTCCCGAAGCCGGAAAGCGGGCAGCTTTCCCCGGCCGCCGGAGGCCAGGCATGA
- a CDS encoding HlyD family type I secretion periplasmic adaptor subunit encodes MKKLLHSFRSRTDQGGKQEDLPYMNRVDAALQRRGGIGAVFLSLGTVGLVALLVAWAAWAELDEVTHGQGQVVAAQRTQVIQNLEGGILREILVREGDVVEKNQLLARLDNLGAASQYRDAMNKALENQVALVRLEAEKNGTEPVFSAELREKAPQIVTDQEEMFQTRRDKSTSETQLLESQYKQRLEDVDEQQGRKVQLEKTLALAEERRDIAKPLVDRKLFSKVDYLDLEQRVVTLGGDIEALSSTMSKAKEAAEEARRKLALRKAEMEAQISEEINKRRTELTSLQEVLSAGGDRVTRTELRSPVRGTVKRVVVNTLGGVVRPGDPVMEVVPLDDTLLVEARIRPADIAFIHADQKAMVKISAYDFSIYGGLEARVEQISADTIEDRKGEYYYLVKLRTQKNAINYRNEQLPIIPGMVASVDIISGKKSILDYLLKPILKARQNALRER; translated from the coding sequence ATGAAAAAACTCCTGCACTCTTTCCGAAGCCGGACGGACCAGGGCGGCAAACAGGAAGACCTGCCCTATATGAACCGGGTGGACGCGGCCCTGCAGCGCCGGGGCGGAATCGGAGCGGTTTTTCTTTCGCTGGGCACTGTGGGTTTGGTTGCGCTTCTGGTTGCCTGGGCGGCCTGGGCGGAACTGGACGAGGTGACGCACGGCCAGGGGCAGGTGGTGGCAGCGCAGCGCACCCAGGTCATTCAGAACCTGGAAGGCGGCATCCTGCGCGAGATACTGGTCAGGGAAGGCGATGTGGTGGAGAAAAACCAGCTCCTGGCCCGTCTGGACAACCTGGGCGCGGCCAGCCAGTACCGCGACGCCATGAACAAAGCCCTTGAAAATCAGGTGGCCCTGGTCCGTCTGGAAGCTGAAAAAAACGGAACAGAACCTGTGTTCAGCGCGGAACTGAGGGAAAAAGCGCCGCAGATTGTGACCGACCAGGAAGAAATGTTCCAGACCCGCCGCGACAAGTCCACTTCGGAAACGCAATTGCTCGAGTCACAGTACAAGCAGCGCCTGGAAGACGTGGATGAGCAGCAGGGCCGCAAGGTGCAATTGGAGAAAACCCTGGCTCTGGCCGAAGAGCGCCGCGACATCGCCAAGCCTCTGGTGGATCGTAAGCTCTTTTCCAAGGTGGATTATCTGGACCTGGAACAGAGGGTGGTGACCTTGGGCGGGGATATCGAAGCTCTTTCCTCCACCATGTCCAAAGCGAAAGAAGCGGCCGAGGAGGCCCGGCGCAAGCTCGCCCTGCGCAAGGCCGAGATGGAGGCGCAGATTTCCGAGGAAATCAACAAACGCCGCACGGAGCTGACCTCCCTGCAGGAAGTGCTTTCCGCCGGAGGCGACCGGGTAACGCGCACGGAGCTGCGCTCGCCGGTACGCGGCACGGTCAAGCGGGTGGTTGTCAATACTCTGGGCGGCGTGGTGCGCCCCGGCGATCCGGTCATGGAAGTGGTGCCTCTGGACGACACGCTGCTGGTGGAGGCGCGCATCCGTCCTGCGGATATTGCCTTTATTCATGCCGATCAGAAAGCCATGGTCAAAATTTCGGCCTATGATTTTTCCATTTACGGCGGCCTTGAAGCGCGTGTGGAGCAGATCAGCGCCGACACCATCGAAGACAGGAAAGGCGAGTATTACTATCTCGTCAAATTGCGCACGCAAAAGAACGCCATCAACTACCGCAACGAACAGTTGCCGATTATTCCCGGCATGGTGGCGAGCGTGGATATTATCTCGGGCAAGAAATCCATCCTCGATTATTTGCTGAAACCCATCCTCAAGGCACGTCAGAATGCCCTGAGAGAACGTTAA